One window of Nocardioides dongkuii genomic DNA carries:
- a CDS encoding response regulator: protein MRQPPDLFRRMIEASTDGLWIIDARGRTVYANDRMAAILGLEPAELTALDLGAVDVEAEGTTMTEHLRELAAGRPGRENVETRFNRADGSTVWGLVSWSPVPDDDGGVIGWLHRITPYTERKELVETLREREQQLTQSQEIARLGSWLWDPRDGTITWSDALYGILGADPATFEVTRESFHTVLHPDDRERVRAIADAALAGHEESTWEARVLLPSGEVRWVRGLGVAQRDAEGLPLLISGTIQDITDLKTADEQVQEATRRLHLLQRVAEVSNRATSLFEAAALTADGLTTVAPRWQPVAMYDVRDGAPTQVMSFETTAAVEESLVHEAARTGALTVGTPEGIGEDQSMVALPLQASGEVVAVAVLLSDERPPDPVSRELLEQVARQLGTVAERERAAAELAEARDQAMEASRLKSEFLATMSHEIRTPMNGVIGLNELLLRTELDDRQRRLSEGVQSAGLTLLEIINDILDLSKIEAGRLELEEADFDVRAVFDQVAGVLSGPAHTQGLELVVACHPDVPAFLRGDATRFGQVVTNLGSNAVKFTPQGEVVVRGSVVEDDGDQVVLRVEVRDTGVGIPAEVVPSLFDAFTQADPSTTRRHGGTGLGLAISQQLVAALGGTIEIESEPGVGSTFSFTARFGRAATPAYRAPATLPSLRGTRVLVVDDNETNRYILTEQLRAWEAEPEAVAGAEAALASLREAARQQRPFALALLDVVMPGTDGVELARWVRADPSLGATRLLMLSSDHSVGTRAIAQADADGALSKPVRHGELHDVLVATLARGTSTPAGRSGRRALDPRATAPRLGITVLVVEDNPVNQLVATGLLESLGAEVAVAGDGVEAVSMLSGDHPYAAVLMDCRMPRMDGYDATRAIRAAEPDGRRVPIIAMTASALEGERERCLAAGMDDFLTKPVDAAVLTRVVRRWTGPQAGVGPAPDPQDGLDTVETPVVGVVLDPARVRMLDELRKDGVSFFERTAASFTGRIGEQLGAIQDAIDARDATRAFSSAHLVKGSALNLGLPLVAAAAARVEAHAEGGSTRGTEPMMADLRREVARAVVALRDATA from the coding sequence ATGAGGCAACCCCCCGACCTGTTCCGTCGGATGATCGAGGCCAGCACCGATGGGCTGTGGATCATCGACGCGCGCGGACGGACCGTGTACGCCAACGACCGGATGGCCGCGATCCTCGGCCTCGAGCCCGCTGAGCTGACCGCGCTCGACCTCGGCGCCGTCGACGTCGAGGCCGAGGGCACCACGATGACCGAGCACCTCCGCGAGCTCGCCGCCGGCCGACCCGGCCGCGAGAACGTCGAGACCCGCTTCAACCGGGCCGACGGCAGCACGGTGTGGGGGCTGGTCAGCTGGAGCCCGGTGCCCGACGACGACGGCGGGGTGATCGGGTGGCTGCACCGGATCACGCCGTACACCGAGCGCAAGGAGCTCGTCGAGACGCTCCGCGAGCGGGAGCAGCAGCTGACCCAGTCCCAGGAGATCGCCCGGCTGGGCAGCTGGCTGTGGGACCCCCGGGACGGCACGATCACCTGGTCCGACGCGCTGTACGGGATCCTCGGGGCCGACCCGGCCACCTTCGAGGTCACCCGGGAGAGCTTCCACACCGTCCTGCACCCCGACGACCGCGAGCGCGTGCGCGCGATCGCCGACGCGGCGCTCGCGGGGCACGAGGAGTCCACCTGGGAGGCCCGGGTGCTCCTGCCCTCGGGTGAGGTCCGGTGGGTCCGGGGGCTCGGGGTGGCCCAGCGGGACGCCGAGGGCCTGCCGCTCCTGATCAGCGGCACCATCCAGGACATCACCGACCTGAAGACCGCCGACGAGCAGGTCCAGGAGGCGACCCGGCGCCTGCACCTGCTCCAGCGGGTCGCCGAGGTCTCCAACCGCGCCACCTCCCTGTTCGAGGCGGCGGCGCTCACCGCGGACGGGCTCACCACCGTCGCCCCCCGCTGGCAGCCGGTCGCGATGTACGACGTGCGGGACGGCGCGCCGACGCAGGTGATGTCCTTCGAGACGACGGCTGCGGTCGAGGAGTCCCTCGTGCACGAGGCGGCCCGCACCGGCGCCCTCACCGTCGGCACCCCCGAGGGGATCGGCGAGGACCAGTCGATGGTCGCGCTGCCGCTCCAGGCCTCGGGCGAGGTCGTGGCCGTCGCCGTGCTGCTCTCCGACGAGCGGCCCCCGGACCCGGTCTCCCGCGAGCTGCTCGAGCAGGTCGCCCGCCAGCTCGGCACCGTCGCCGAGCGCGAGCGGGCCGCGGCCGAGCTCGCCGAGGCGCGCGACCAGGCGATGGAGGCGTCCCGGCTGAAGTCGGAGTTCCTGGCCACGATGAGCCACGAGATCCGCACCCCGATGAACGGCGTGATCGGCCTCAACGAGCTGCTGCTGCGCACCGAGCTCGACGACCGCCAGCGCCGGCTCTCCGAGGGCGTGCAGAGCGCCGGGCTCACCCTGCTCGAGATCATCAACGACATCCTCGACCTCTCGAAGATCGAGGCCGGCCGGCTCGAGCTCGAGGAGGCCGACTTCGACGTCCGGGCGGTCTTCGACCAGGTCGCCGGGGTGCTCTCCGGGCCCGCGCACACCCAGGGCCTGGAGCTGGTCGTCGCGTGCCACCCCGACGTCCCGGCGTTCCTGCGCGGCGACGCCACCCGCTTCGGCCAGGTCGTCACCAACCTCGGCTCGAACGCCGTGAAGTTCACCCCGCAGGGCGAGGTCGTCGTGCGGGGGTCGGTCGTGGAGGACGACGGCGACCAGGTCGTGCTGCGGGTCGAGGTCCGCGACACCGGCGTCGGCATCCCCGCGGAGGTCGTCCCGTCGCTCTTCGACGCCTTCACCCAGGCCGACCCGTCCACCACCCGCCGGCACGGCGGCACCGGCCTCGGCCTGGCCATCTCCCAGCAGCTCGTCGCAGCGCTCGGCGGGACGATCGAGATCGAGAGCGAGCCGGGGGTCGGGAGCACGTTCAGCTTCACCGCCCGCTTCGGCCGGGCCGCGACCCCGGCGTACCGCGCCCCCGCGACGCTGCCCTCGCTGCGCGGCACGCGGGTGCTGGTCGTCGACGACAACGAGACCAACCGGTACATCCTCACCGAGCAGCTGCGGGCCTGGGAGGCGGAGCCGGAGGCGGTGGCCGGCGCCGAGGCCGCCCTGGCCTCCCTGCGCGAGGCCGCCCGTCAGCAGCGGCCCTTCGCCCTGGCGCTCCTCGACGTCGTGATGCCCGGCACCGACGGGGTCGAGCTGGCCCGCTGGGTGCGCGCGGACCCGTCCCTCGGGGCGACCCGGCTGCTGATGCTCTCCTCCGACCACTCCGTCGGCACCCGCGCGATCGCCCAGGCCGACGCGGACGGCGCGCTCAGCAAGCCGGTGCGGCACGGCGAGCTGCACGACGTCCTGGTCGCGACACTGGCACGCGGCACCTCCACCCCCGCCGGCCGCTCCGGCCGCCGGGCGCTGGATCCCCGGGCCACGGCACCGCGCCTCGGGATCACCGTGCTCGTCGTGGAGGACAACCCCGTCAACCAGCTGGTCGCCACCGGCCTGCTCGAGAGCCTCGGCGCCGAGGTCGCCGTGGCGGGCGACGGCGTCGAGGCCGTGTCCATGCTCTCCGGCGACCACCCGTACGCCGCGGTGCTGATGGACTGCCGGATGCCCCGGATGGACGGGTACGACGCCACCCGCGCGATCCGCGCCGCCGAGCCGGACGGGCGCCGGGTGCCGATCATCGCGATGACCGCCTCCGCGCTGGAGGGCGAGCGCGAGCGCTGCCTCGCCGCCGGGATGGACGACTTCCTCACCAAGCCGGTCGACGCCGCGGTGCTCACGCGCGTCGTACGCCGCTGGACGGGGCCGCAGGCCGGCGTCGGCCCGGCGCCGGACCCGCAGGACGGCCTCGACACCGTGGAGACCCCGGTCGTCGGCGTCGTGCTCGACCCCGCGCGGGTGCGGATGCTCGACGAGCTGCGCAAGGACGGCGTCAGCTTCTTCGAGCGCACCGCGGCGTCGTTCACCGGCCGGATCGGCGAGCAGCTCGGCGCCATCCAGGACGCCATCGACGCCCGCGACGCCACCCGCGCGTTCAGCTCCGCGCACCTGGTCAAGGGCAGCGCGCTGAACCTGGGGCTGCCGCTCGTCGCCGCGGCCGCCGCCCGGGTCGAGGCGCACGCCGAGGGCGGCAGCACCCGCGGCACCGAGCCGATGATGGCCGACCTGCGCCGCGAGGTCGCCCGCGCGGTGGTCGCGCTGCGGGACGCGACCGCGTGA
- a CDS encoding Glu/Leu/Phe/Val family dehydrogenase, translating to MTVPTPATPSDVFELGPDHEQVVFAHDPATGLRAIVAIHSTALGPALGGTRFHPYPSTDAALRDVLDLARGMSYKAALAGLDLGGGKAVIIGDPRTLKTEALLRAYGRFVQSLGGRYRTACDVGTTSADMDLVARESDYVTGRTVAAGGAGDSSVLTAYGVFQGMRAAAEATWGTDSLAGRTVGVAGVGKVGRHLVRHLVEDGADVVVTDVWQPALDRVRDEHPGVRAVASAAELVASTLDVYAPCALGGALDDEVVEALSARVVCGAANNQLAHPGIEKTLADRGVLYAPDYCVNAGGLVQVADELHPAGPSFERAQQRAGRIFETTREVLERAVRDGVPPAHAADRLAEARMRDVGRLRGIWVG from the coding sequence ATGACCGTTCCCACCCCCGCGACCCCGAGCGACGTGTTCGAGCTCGGTCCCGACCACGAGCAGGTCGTCTTCGCCCACGACCCCGCGACCGGCCTCCGCGCGATCGTCGCCATCCACTCCACCGCCCTCGGGCCCGCGCTCGGCGGCACCCGCTTCCACCCCTACCCCTCGACCGACGCCGCCCTGCGCGACGTCCTCGACCTCGCGCGCGGCATGTCCTACAAGGCCGCGCTCGCCGGGCTCGACCTCGGCGGCGGCAAGGCCGTGATCATCGGCGACCCGCGCACGCTCAAGACCGAGGCGCTGCTGCGGGCGTACGGGCGGTTCGTGCAGTCGCTCGGCGGCCGCTACCGCACCGCCTGCGACGTGGGCACGACCTCGGCGGACATGGACCTCGTCGCCCGGGAGAGCGACTACGTCACCGGCCGCACCGTCGCGGCCGGCGGCGCCGGGGACAGCTCGGTGCTCACGGCGTACGGCGTGTTCCAGGGCATGCGGGCCGCGGCCGAGGCCACCTGGGGCACCGACTCGCTGGCCGGTCGCACCGTCGGCGTCGCCGGCGTCGGCAAGGTCGGTCGCCACCTGGTGCGTCACCTGGTCGAGGACGGCGCCGACGTGGTCGTGACCGACGTCTGGCAGCCGGCGCTGGACCGGGTGCGCGACGAGCACCCCGGCGTCCGCGCCGTGGCCTCGGCCGCGGAGCTGGTCGCCTCGACGCTCGACGTCTACGCCCCGTGCGCGCTCGGCGGCGCGCTGGACGACGAGGTGGTCGAGGCCCTCAGCGCCCGGGTCGTCTGCGGCGCCGCCAACAACCAGCTCGCCCACCCGGGCATCGAGAAGACGCTCGCCGACCGCGGCGTCCTCTACGCGCCCGACTACTGCGTGAACGCCGGCGGCCTGGTCCAGGTCGCCGACGAGCTCCACCCCGCCGGCCCGAGCTTCGAGCGCGCCCAGCAGCGCGCCGGCCGCATCTTCGAGACGACCCGCGAGGTGCTGGAGCGCGCCGTCCGGGACGGCGTGCCCCCCGCGCACGCCGCGGACCGGCTCGCCGAGGCGAGGATGCGCGACGTGGGCCGGCTGCGAGGGATCTGGGTCGGCTAG
- a CDS encoding DUF3073 domain-containing protein, which yields MGRGRAKAKQTKVARDLKYRTHETDFGKLAQELHGGEDPAETDPVDPEVLEKWSDYTEPQRD from the coding sequence ATGGGGCGCGGCCGAGCGAAGGCAAAGCAGACGAAGGTCGCTCGCGACCTGAAGTACCGGACTCACGAGACGGACTTCGGGAAGCTGGCGCAGGAGCTGCACGGCGGGGAGGACCCTGCCGAGACCGACCCTGTGGACCCGGAGGTCCTCGAGAAGTGGTCGGACTACACCGAACCCCAGCGAGACTGA